In the genome of Lacerta agilis isolate rLacAgi1 chromosome 2, rLacAgi1.pri, whole genome shotgun sequence, one region contains:
- the NOL11 gene encoding nucleolar protein 11 isoform X1, with translation MAAFCEEFALCPLAGAGVPSQGPLGLEQDADRVLLTDRGRTVTLYKVSDQKPLGCWSVKQGQTITCPAVCNAETGEFIIVHDDKVLQIWKEDDSNLDKAFKATLSADVYRIHSLPNTEPLVLFKGGAVKSLDALLTAPQQEIESVVSDEVIRWSDAFLDVGHPVLIFITEQDGNCFIYVQQCHPCILQKFKLEQGGESATPLSFAAYLKNKVVTLLCLYSNGCVYKVLVPLQQSGSEEEQFLQKSLLIRLLVSSSILKGTSIAILDKDHIATTGCLDSPDGRVKDCFSIWNIKFQTLQTLKELPRGTTGQCWCYGDKLFITHGNELTVILYKCETSSLAAAVGKVKDTQTSEMKIMPANWNMLQEDDLIGAQPDQPAKGESNRLLRSRKSMGAKTQQETLTTEQLLLIIKDSSQNVIEEKLKTFLSSTQIPDFQASVGCILSALVNKCKRESSFYPHNCLVQIIQTQGLSYSMCPDLMAVALEKTDVHLLQLCLQQFPDIPEAITCACLRTFLSIGDDRLEEMNVNLDSVAGCVDIVHNNRKSDVIQNGFNSELPEEDICETPLNQKSHITYTREICPVGPQKATLLNTILRSAYSETFLLPHLKDLTAEQVILFLRYLQYLYMKCNEEAATDIPRIFCLSINQIMDWICLLLDAHFTVIVMLPEARELLSKLHKFVRAQVRFYSELNKIEGSLKQLQRIQHPDDVGLYSIEVLKLV, from the exons ATGGCGGCCTTCTGTGAGGAGTTCGCGCTGTGCCCTTTGGCAGGAGCCGGGGTTCCCTCTCAGGGGCCGCTGGGCCTGGAGCAAGATGCGGACCGGGTGCTGCTTACGGACCGAGGCCGGACGGTGACGCTGTATAAG gtttcagATCAAAAACCATTGGGTTGCTGGTCAGTCAAACAAGGTCAAACAATTACATGTCCTGCTGTGTGCAATGCTGAAACAGGAGAGTTCATTATTGTCCATGATGATAAG GTTTTACAAATTTGGAAGGAAGATGACAGTAACTTGGATAAAGCTTTTAAAGCAACG TTGTCAGCAGATGTGTATCGGATACATTCTCTGCCTAATACCGAACCCCTGGTCCTGTTCAAAGGTGGTGCTGTCAAGAGTTTAGATGCTTTACTCACAGCCCCTCAGCAAGAAATTGAAAGCGTCGTTTCAGATGAAGTTATTAG ATGGAGTGATGCTTTCTTGGATGTTGGACATCCTGTTCTTATATTTATTACTGAGCAG GATGGGAATTGCTTCATATATGTTCAGCAGTGTCATCCATGCATCCTTCAGAAGTTTAAACTGGAACAAGGTGGCGAGTCAGCCACTCCGCTGAGTTTTGCAGCGTACTTGAAAAACAAAGTTGTCACGTTGCTTTGCTTGT ATTCCAACGGATGTGTGTATAAGGTTCTGGTGCCCCTGCAACAGAGTGGGTCTGAAGAAGAGCAATTTTTACAAAAGTCTCTTCTGATCAGACTTCTTGTATCTAGCAGTATTTTAAAAGGCACTTCAATTGCTATTCTTGATAAAGATCATATTGCCACGACAGGATGTTTGGATTCCCCAGATGGCCGTGTTAAAG ATTGCTTTTCCATATGGAatataaaatttcaaacattacAGACTTTGAAGGAATTGCCACGGGGAACCACTGGACAA TGTTGGTGTTACGGAGACAAACTCTTCATAACACATGGTAACGAATTAACAGTAATATTGTATAAGTGTGAAACATCTTCCTTGGCTGCTGCTGTTGGGAAAGTTAAGGATACACAAACATCAG AAATGAAGATTATGCCTGCAAATTGGAACATGCTTCAAGAAGATGATCTGATAGGTGCACAGCCAGATCAGCCTGCTAAGGGTGAATCTAATAGGCTG TTGAGGTCAAGAAAGAGCATGGGTGCAAAAACTCAACAGGAGACTCTGACAACAGAACAGCTGCTTTTAATTatcaag GATTCTTCTCAGAATGTAATTGAAGAaaagctgaaaacatttttatccAGTACTCAGATACCAGACTTCCAAGCATCAGTTGGATGCATACTATCTGCTCTTGTGAACAAGTGTAAAAGAGAGTcctcattttaccctcacaattGCTTGGTGCAAATTATCCAGACACAAGGCCTCTCTTACAG TATGTGCCCAGATCTAATGGCAGTTGCCTTGGAGAAAACAGATGTACACTTGTTACAACTATGTCTCCAGCAGTTTCCTGACATCCCTGAAGCAATTACCTGTGCTTGCCTAAGGACTTTCCTAAG cATTGGTGATGACCGCCTTGaagaaatgaatgtgaatttAGATTCTGTAGCAGGTTGTGTTGATATTGTGCACAACAACAGAAAGTCTGACGTTATACAGAACGGCTTCAATTCTGAGCTCCCGGAAGAAGACATCTGCGAAACACCATTAAATCAGAAATCTCACATAACATACACAAGAGAAATATGCCCTGTTGGACCACAGAAGGCAACGTTGCT AAACACCATTCTTCGTTCAGCATACAGTGAGACATTTCTTTTGCCTCATCTGAAAGATCTCACAGCTGAGCAAGTCATT TTATTTCTCCGGTATCTGCAGTATCTGTACATGAAGTGCAATGAAGAGGCTGCTACAGACATTCCTAGAATATTTTGTCTGTCTATAAACCAG ATCATGGACTGGATATGCCTCCTCCTAGATGCTCACTTTACAGTTATTGTGATGCTGCCAGAAGCAAGAGAATTACTTTCTAAGCTGCACAAGTTTGTTAGAGCCCAA GTACGTTTTTACTCAGAACTCAACAAGATTGAAGGAAGCCTGAAGCAGTTGCAAAGGATACAGCACCCAGATGATGTGGGCTTATATTCCATTGAAGTTCTGAAACTTGTATGA
- the NOL11 gene encoding nucleolar protein 11 isoform X2 — MLKQESSLLSMMIRFYKFGRKMTVTWIKLLKQRWSDAFLDVGHPVLIFITEQDGNCFIYVQQCHPCILQKFKLEQGGESATPLSFAAYLKNKVVTLLCLYSNGCVYKVLVPLQQSGSEEEQFLQKSLLIRLLVSSSILKGTSIAILDKDHIATTGCLDSPDGRVKDCFSIWNIKFQTLQTLKELPRGTTGQCWCYGDKLFITHGNELTVILYKCETSSLAAAVGKVKDTQTSEMKIMPANWNMLQEDDLIGAQPDQPAKGESNRLLRSRKSMGAKTQQETLTTEQLLLIIKDSSQNVIEEKLKTFLSSTQIPDFQASVGCILSALVNKCKRESSFYPHNCLVQIIQTQGLSYSMCPDLMAVALEKTDVHLLQLCLQQFPDIPEAITCACLRTFLSIGDDRLEEMNVNLDSVAGCVDIVHNNRKSDVIQNGFNSELPEEDICETPLNQKSHITYTREICPVGPQKATLLNTILRSAYSETFLLPHLKDLTAEQVILFLRYLQYLYMKCNEEAATDIPRIFCLSINQIMDWICLLLDAHFTVIVMLPEARELLSKLHKFVRAQVRFYSELNKIEGSLKQLQRIQHPDDVGLYSIEVLKLV, encoded by the exons ATGCTGAAACAGGAGAGTTCATTATTGTCCATGATGATAAG GTTTTACAAATTTGGAAGGAAGATGACAGTAACTTGGATAAAGCTTTTAAAGCAACG ATGGAGTGATGCTTTCTTGGATGTTGGACATCCTGTTCTTATATTTATTACTGAGCAG GATGGGAATTGCTTCATATATGTTCAGCAGTGTCATCCATGCATCCTTCAGAAGTTTAAACTGGAACAAGGTGGCGAGTCAGCCACTCCGCTGAGTTTTGCAGCGTACTTGAAAAACAAAGTTGTCACGTTGCTTTGCTTGT ATTCCAACGGATGTGTGTATAAGGTTCTGGTGCCCCTGCAACAGAGTGGGTCTGAAGAAGAGCAATTTTTACAAAAGTCTCTTCTGATCAGACTTCTTGTATCTAGCAGTATTTTAAAAGGCACTTCAATTGCTATTCTTGATAAAGATCATATTGCCACGACAGGATGTTTGGATTCCCCAGATGGCCGTGTTAAAG ATTGCTTTTCCATATGGAatataaaatttcaaacattacAGACTTTGAAGGAATTGCCACGGGGAACCACTGGACAA TGTTGGTGTTACGGAGACAAACTCTTCATAACACATGGTAACGAATTAACAGTAATATTGTATAAGTGTGAAACATCTTCCTTGGCTGCTGCTGTTGGGAAAGTTAAGGATACACAAACATCAG AAATGAAGATTATGCCTGCAAATTGGAACATGCTTCAAGAAGATGATCTGATAGGTGCACAGCCAGATCAGCCTGCTAAGGGTGAATCTAATAGGCTG TTGAGGTCAAGAAAGAGCATGGGTGCAAAAACTCAACAGGAGACTCTGACAACAGAACAGCTGCTTTTAATTatcaag GATTCTTCTCAGAATGTAATTGAAGAaaagctgaaaacatttttatccAGTACTCAGATACCAGACTTCCAAGCATCAGTTGGATGCATACTATCTGCTCTTGTGAACAAGTGTAAAAGAGAGTcctcattttaccctcacaattGCTTGGTGCAAATTATCCAGACACAAGGCCTCTCTTACAG TATGTGCCCAGATCTAATGGCAGTTGCCTTGGAGAAAACAGATGTACACTTGTTACAACTATGTCTCCAGCAGTTTCCTGACATCCCTGAAGCAATTACCTGTGCTTGCCTAAGGACTTTCCTAAG cATTGGTGATGACCGCCTTGaagaaatgaatgtgaatttAGATTCTGTAGCAGGTTGTGTTGATATTGTGCACAACAACAGAAAGTCTGACGTTATACAGAACGGCTTCAATTCTGAGCTCCCGGAAGAAGACATCTGCGAAACACCATTAAATCAGAAATCTCACATAACATACACAAGAGAAATATGCCCTGTTGGACCACAGAAGGCAACGTTGCT AAACACCATTCTTCGTTCAGCATACAGTGAGACATTTCTTTTGCCTCATCTGAAAGATCTCACAGCTGAGCAAGTCATT TTATTTCTCCGGTATCTGCAGTATCTGTACATGAAGTGCAATGAAGAGGCTGCTACAGACATTCCTAGAATATTTTGTCTGTCTATAAACCAG ATCATGGACTGGATATGCCTCCTCCTAGATGCTCACTTTACAGTTATTGTGATGCTGCCAGAAGCAAGAGAATTACTTTCTAAGCTGCACAAGTTTGTTAGAGCCCAA GTACGTTTTTACTCAGAACTCAACAAGATTGAAGGAAGCCTGAAGCAGTTGCAAAGGATACAGCACCCAGATGATGTGGGCTTATATTCCATTGAAGTTCTGAAACTTGTATGA